GAAATATCGCTGTTGGCGACCAGTTTTTGATAATCGAACACCACCTTGCTGGTGGCTAGGTTGAAGTTATCCAACTGATATTGTGGGCGGTTCGGGCGAGAAGCTGCGCAGTCGACGACTTCTGTATTGGCATCGGTCACTTCACAGCCTGTGGTACCAAGGTGGATGTTCCAACCTTTCACATCCATGCGCAAATGTTTGTGCCCTTTTTGCCAGCTCCAGTTCATCCCCGTGACATCAAGAGGAGAGACAGCATCATCGCCATTAATACCGTAGTGATTGAGCTCTGCTGGCACGCCGAGGGTAAAACGAAGGCTGGTGTATTTGCCTTGTGGAACTTTGCCGCGAATCGTGTGGTTCGTGTCTTCATTGCCGTTGGCGCAGCTGCCCTTGCCCGTTTCAAAATCCAGCAGGGCGACATTTTGATACTGCCATTTGCCGTCTTGGGTAAGTTCGACGGATACCGCTTCGCCTTGTTCGTTGATCAGCGCAACTTCAGAGATATACACACGAACATCGCTAAAAGTGGGTTGGCTGTTGGCTGTGCCTACGACACTGTTGTTCATCGCTTCGCAGCGAATTTCTTCATTGCCGACTCGTGCCGCAAACTGAATTGCTACCTCTTGGCTGGTTTTGCTATCGGTGTTACTTGCCCCCGAACTGCTGTTGTCACTGCCGCCACATGCGGCCAATAAGCTACAAAGAGTGATAGATACGAATGTTTTAGCGCTTAATGATGGGTTAAACATGATTCTTCCTTCTGAATTTTTAGTTAGCGCGCGCCGTTTAACGGATAGCATTAACGGATAGCAAACAGCACGCGCGCACCATCCCGTTAAGGGTGGCGTTTTTTTATGTTGAGCGTGAATGACTCAGCTGAGCCGATGGCTCAGAGATCAGGCGAAGAAAGAGTGCGGTGGAGATTGCTTCGGGGCGATGGAGAGATACACCTTTTGTAAACAAAGAAGGTGTTGATAGAAGATACGTGTTGGGGCGGGGCGAGACAGCCACGCCAAGATGACGGCTAAGCAGAGAACGGCTAGGCTTAAAGAAAACTGGCATGCTTTGAGCAGTGGGCAGTGAAATTTAAGGTTTTCATGGCCGCTGTCCGCATTGGGTACTTCGAGGTTGTTGGCTTCAATCAGTTCACTGATATCCACCCACTTAAAGCCTTGCGCGGTACATAGCAGCACTTTGCCGCCTTGGCTGTCTGATAGCCAGTTTTGTCGATTAACTTGAGAAGGGTTGAGCGCCATGGTCGCCAACAGATAAATCTGAAACAACAAAGCAATAATGACGTAAAACGCCACTACTTTTTGTTTGGTTTGCGGATTTATGCGTAGGTTCATTGCAACATAGGGTTAACCGAATTTGGCGCGGATACTAACAAATAACCGCTAGAGATGTAATGCTATTTTTACCAGCTGGTAGAATTTATGTGATTGTTATTGCGTTTGATTATGAAAAACGAGCTGGATATGTGTAATGTGTTGGCTAAAGCCGATCAACAAGAAATGGGTAAAACAAACAGGCATGCACGGCGAGTGAGGTGCCACTCGCCGCAGGAAGAGGATTTATTGCTGCTCAGCGAGCATCACACCACGTTGGGTTAGGCCGCAAAGCATCACCGGCATGGCGTTAAAGATCTCCGCAAACTGCTCAAGCCCTTCAAAGCCTTGTTCGCTCAATGTCGCAATGGTGGTTTCTGGGTCGTAAAGCATCGTTAAAGAGAGCAACACACCGCCGAGTAGGGCATTTTCCTCACTCTCTTCAGGCATTAAGGTTTCCCAATCATCGCGCGCCAGTTGCCAGCCTTGCAGTACACCTTCACAAAAGTCGCGAGTGGCTTCGTTAACGATTTCCGCTTCATCCAACTTGCAGGTTTCTGGCCACTGCCAGGAGCCATCAAGTAGCGCTGGACGTGCCTGATTCCAAAGTTGCACTACCGCATCAATGTAGGCTTCCAGCTGTTCACCGTCGGAAAAAGGTGCGGTTTCTTCACCTCCCCATAAGAAAGGCAGCCATTCATGTGGGTCGAGGATATTGGGCGCTGCCGCCATTGAAGTGACAAAGCCCTGCGTTTTAGCAAGATTGAGCAGCTTACCGTCTAATTCCTCAAGGGAAAGAATGTCAAATAACGTCAAAATAGAATACCTTGGATGTTAAGGGCGAGTGAATGGGCGGATCTTACCAATCTCGGCCGCCATTAAAAAGGGCAGAACGCCAGTTTCAGTGATTGTCGGTCTTTTCCGCAGTTTCGTCGTAGGGAAGAAAAGTAAGTCATTGATCCCTGTACCTTGAGCGGTGCCGGGTATGGTAATACACTAAAGTGAGCTAACAGGGAACGCTGTCATCGTATGGAAATTCGCTCATCACTTCGCAACAAAAGCATTCTCGCCTTGAGT
The Vibrio navarrensis DNA segment above includes these coding regions:
- a CDS encoding MbnP family copper-binding protein; this translates as MFNPSLSAKTFVSITLCSLLAACGGSDNSSSGASNTDSKTSQEVAIQFAARVGNEEIRCEAMNNSVVGTANSQPTFSDVRVYISEVALINEQGEAVSVELTQDGKWQYQNVALLDFETGKGSCANGNEDTNHTIRGKVPQGKYTSLRFTLGVPAELNHYGINGDDAVSPLDVTGMNWSWQKGHKHLRMDVKGWNIHLGTTGCEVTDANTEVVDCAASRPNRPQYQLDNFNLATSKVVFDYQKLVANSDISKNTDATPLGCMSASSDPDCQGVFDNLGLDLITGECIAGNCSTSQSWVSVE
- a CDS encoding YecA family protein, which gives rise to MTLFDILSLEELDGKLLNLAKTQGFVTSMAAAPNILDPHEWLPFLWGGEETAPFSDGEQLEAYIDAVVQLWNQARPALLDGSWQWPETCKLDEAEIVNEATRDFCEGVLQGWQLARDDWETLMPEESEENALLGGVLLSLTMLYDPETTIATLSEQGFEGLEQFAEIFNAMPVMLCGLTQRGVMLAEQQ